A portion of the Agrobacterium tumefaciens genome contains these proteins:
- a CDS encoding cytochrome P460 family protein — translation MKRQIFFAVALSGAAAGFGTVYSSSADTPPVLASPIYGVTLPEGYRDWKFIAPAQEAPPLDELRAVLANDVAFDAYKSGTLPFPDGSILVKFAYKRQQSTEFPPATVPGAATTVQVMVKDSKKYAASHGWGFGRFVNGKPVDAAQHETCLSCHEGNVKDHDFVFTRYAP, via the coding sequence ATGAAAAGGCAGATTTTCTTCGCCGTCGCCCTATCGGGTGCGGCAGCAGGTTTTGGAACCGTTTATTCGAGCTCAGCGGACACGCCGCCGGTACTTGCCTCTCCCATCTATGGTGTCACGCTTCCTGAAGGATATCGTGACTGGAAGTTCATCGCGCCCGCGCAGGAAGCGCCGCCGCTGGACGAGCTTCGCGCGGTTCTGGCAAACGATGTCGCATTCGACGCCTACAAGAGCGGAACCCTGCCCTTCCCCGACGGCTCGATACTGGTGAAGTTCGCCTATAAGCGGCAGCAATCCACGGAGTTTCCGCCGGCCACGGTTCCGGGCGCGGCGACCACAGTGCAGGTGATGGTTAAAGACTCCAAGAAATATGCCGCCAGCCACGGCTGGGGCTTCGGGCGGTTTGTCAACGGCAAGCCGGTGGATGCCGCCCAGCACGAGACGTGCCTCTCCTGCCACGAGGGCAACGTCAAGGACCATGATTTCGTCTTCACGCGATATGCACCGTAA
- a CDS encoding cytochrome c biogenesis protein DipZ — protein sequence MMTFLVIAYLGGALTILSPCILPILPFVFARAGQPFLRSTLPLLTGMAATFCAVATLAAVGGSWAISANEYGRLAALALLAIFGVGLISPRAASIITRPVVELGNRLANAAGKPGSVPTIAGSLILGIATGLLWAPCAGPILGLVLTGAALKGANLETSLLLAAYAAGAATSLAVAILIGGRVFAGMKRSLGFSERIRQVLGAAVLAGVTVIALGLDTGFLSQISYASTASFEQQVLDRLHTAKAPEAATAAGASASATAARSELPVEGKAPSLDGAVEWLNSPPLTREQLRGKVVLIDFWTYSCINCIRTIPYVRAWADKYRDQGLVVIGVHAPEFAFEKKIDNVRQAVAGFKIDYPVAIDNDYKIWRAFDNNYWPAHYLIDAKGQIRYHHFGEGNYRQTEEAIQDLLREAGSSASSSAPVSPEATGAEAGADIGHMRSGETYIGYRQAENFASNEAVRADTPRDYSVTTPSLNEWGLSGTWTVGAEAATLDAADGGITYRFSARDLHLVLGPASAGKPVRFQVTIDGHPPGADHGADTDAEGNGVVTSTRLYQLVRQSGTVEARTFAIRFLDPGVQAYAFTFG from the coding sequence ATGATGACGTTTCTGGTCATTGCCTATCTCGGAGGGGCGCTGACAATTCTCAGCCCCTGTATCCTGCCCATCCTTCCCTTCGTTTTTGCGCGGGCGGGGCAACCCTTCCTGCGCAGCACGTTGCCCCTGCTTACGGGAATGGCGGCAACCTTTTGCGCCGTCGCGACGCTGGCGGCGGTGGGCGGCAGCTGGGCAATCAGCGCCAATGAATATGGCCGGCTCGCGGCTCTTGCGCTGCTTGCTATCTTTGGTGTCGGCCTGATTTCGCCCCGCGCGGCCAGCATCATCACCCGTCCGGTCGTCGAACTCGGTAACCGGCTCGCCAATGCCGCCGGCAAGCCAGGGTCAGTACCGACGATTGCGGGCTCGCTGATACTCGGCATCGCCACCGGCCTTTTGTGGGCACCCTGCGCGGGACCAATCCTCGGGCTTGTCCTGACGGGGGCGGCCCTGAAGGGGGCCAATCTGGAAACGAGCCTGCTGCTTGCCGCCTATGCCGCCGGGGCAGCGACATCCCTTGCCGTTGCCATCCTCATCGGCGGTCGGGTATTTGCGGGTATGAAGCGGTCTCTGGGTTTTAGCGAGCGGATCCGCCAAGTGCTTGGCGCGGCGGTGCTTGCCGGCGTCACGGTCATCGCGCTCGGTCTGGATACGGGTTTCCTGTCGCAGATTTCCTATGCGAGCACGGCATCCTTCGAACAGCAGGTGCTCGATCGGCTCCACACCGCCAAAGCGCCTGAAGCGGCGACGGCGGCGGGTGCCAGCGCCAGCGCTACCGCGGCCCGGTCAGAGCTGCCGGTTGAGGGCAAGGCTCCATCCCTCGACGGCGCCGTCGAGTGGCTCAATTCCCCGCCGCTCACGCGCGAGCAATTGCGTGGCAAGGTCGTCCTCATCGACTTCTGGACTTATTCCTGCATCAACTGCATCCGCACCATTCCCTATGTGCGGGCCTGGGCAGACAAATACCGCGATCAGGGCCTCGTCGTCATCGGTGTCCACGCCCCCGAATTCGCCTTTGAAAAGAAGATCGACAATGTCAGGCAGGCCGTCGCCGGCTTCAAGATCGATTACCCGGTGGCAATCGATAATGATTACAAGATCTGGCGCGCCTTTGATAACAACTACTGGCCGGCGCATTACCTGATCGATGCCAAGGGCCAGATTCGCTATCACCATTTCGGCGAAGGCAATTATCGGCAGACCGAAGAGGCGATCCAGGACCTGCTGCGTGAAGCCGGCAGTAGCGCTTCCTCCAGTGCACCGGTGAGCCCGGAGGCGACAGGGGCTGAAGCAGGTGCGGATATCGGGCACATGCGCTCCGGCGAAACCTATATCGGCTACCGACAGGCTGAGAATTTTGCATCCAACGAGGCGGTGCGCGCGGACACGCCGCGCGACTACTCCGTCACGACGCCTTCCCTCAACGAATGGGGACTTTCCGGTACCTGGACGGTTGGCGCGGAAGCGGCCACACTTGATGCGGCTGATGGCGGCATCACTTATCGCTTCAGCGCCCGTGACCTGCATCTGGTCCTTGGGCCGGCAAGCGCCGGAAAACCGGTTCGTTTCCAGGTCACCATCGATGGGCATCCGCCGGGTGCGGATCACGGCGCCGACACGGACGCCGAAGGCAACGGCGTTGTCACCTCAACCCGTCTTTACCAGCTCGTCCGCCAGTCCGGCACCGTCGAAGCGAGAACCTTTGCCATCCGCTTCCTCGACCCCGGCGTGCAGGCCTATGCCTTCACGTTCGGCTGA